In Streptomyces nodosus, one DNA window encodes the following:
- a CDS encoding 4Fe-4S binding protein gives MTKKSVTEQYPDTQPALPPRSRGVIGLFEENCTVCMLCARECPDWCIYIDSHKETVPPAAPGGRERSRNVLDRFAIDFSLCMYCGICIEVCPFDALFWSPEFEYAETDIRDLTHERDKLREWMWTVPAPPALDPASEEPKEIAAARRTAEKLAAAQDAPAQGEPTEPDGPQGGTA, from the coding sequence ATGACGAAGAAGTCCGTCACCGAGCAGTACCCGGACACCCAGCCCGCCCTTCCGCCGCGCAGCCGTGGTGTCATCGGCCTGTTCGAGGAGAACTGCACGGTCTGCATGCTGTGCGCCCGCGAGTGCCCGGACTGGTGCATCTACATCGACTCCCACAAGGAGACGGTTCCGCCCGCGGCCCCCGGCGGCCGCGAGCGCAGCCGCAATGTGCTCGACCGCTTCGCCATCGACTTCTCCCTCTGCATGTACTGCGGCATCTGCATCGAGGTCTGCCCCTTCGACGCCCTCTTCTGGTCCCCGGAGTTCGAGTACGCCGAGACCGACATCCGCGACCTCACCCATGAGCGCGACAAGCTCCGCGAGTGGATGTGGACCGTGCCGGCCCCGCCCGCGCTCGACCCCGCCTCCGAGGAACCCAAGGAGATCGCCGCCGCCCGCAGGACCGCCGAGAAGCTGGCCGCCGCACAGGACGCACCGGCACAGGGCGAGCCCACCGAGCCCGACGGTCCGCAGGGAGGCACCGCGTGA
- a CDS encoding NADH-quinone oxidoreductase subunit A — protein sequence MAETGSTGTGSAETAARAGDIIATGYFQSYSVVGLLAVVGVLFVAVAFGAGRLLRPVVPTPEKLLTYECGVDPVGEGWAHTQVRYYVYAFLYVIFAVDSIFLFPWATVFADPRYGATTLVEMFVFLGFLAVGLLYAYKKGVLTWT from the coding sequence ATGGCGGAGACCGGAAGCACGGGGACGGGGAGCGCGGAGACCGCCGCGAGAGCCGGAGACATCATCGCGACGGGCTACTTCCAGTCCTACTCCGTCGTCGGGCTGCTCGCCGTCGTGGGGGTGCTCTTCGTGGCCGTCGCCTTCGGCGCCGGCCGGCTGCTGCGCCCGGTCGTGCCCACCCCGGAGAAGCTTCTGACGTACGAGTGCGGTGTCGACCCCGTCGGCGAGGGCTGGGCCCACACCCAGGTTCGCTACTACGTCTATGCGTTTCTGTATGTGATTTTCGCGGTCGACTCGATCTTCCTCTTCCCCTGGGCGACGGTCTTCGCCGATCCGCGTTATGGAGCGACCACGCTCGTGGAGATGTTCGTCTTCCTCGGCTTTCTGGCCGTGGGACTGCTGTACGCATACAAGAAGGGCGTCCTGACATGGACGTGA
- a CDS encoding NADH-quinone oxidoreductase subunit J family protein — protein sequence MSPALAVAATAVTGTHGFLSPTGVEIAFLLVGLVTFGAALVTVTTRQLVHAALWLVVTLGGLAVEYLLLTAEFIAWMQVLIYVGSVVVLLLFGLMLTKAPIGRSPDADSGNRPAALTVAVAAGAALVWVVVDAFRTTWIDLSGPASGSTEVTGASLFQHWVLPFEALSVLLLTALVGAIVLSRRAKADEATTESTPARPDARSEKEGAR from the coding sequence GTGAGCCCCGCCCTGGCGGTGGCGGCCACGGCCGTCACCGGGACACACGGCTTCCTCTCCCCGACCGGCGTCGAGATCGCCTTCCTCCTCGTCGGCCTGGTGACCTTCGGCGCCGCGCTCGTCACCGTCACCACCCGACAGCTGGTGCACGCCGCCCTGTGGCTCGTGGTGACGCTCGGCGGGCTCGCCGTCGAGTACCTCCTGCTCACCGCCGAGTTCATCGCCTGGATGCAGGTCCTCATCTATGTCGGGTCCGTCGTGGTCCTGCTGCTGTTCGGTCTGATGCTCACCAAGGCCCCCATCGGCCGGTCCCCGGACGCCGACTCCGGCAACCGCCCGGCCGCCCTCACCGTGGCCGTCGCCGCCGGGGCCGCCCTGGTCTGGGTGGTCGTCGACGCCTTCCGCACCACCTGGATAGACCTGTCAGGACCCGCCTCGGGCTCCACCGAGGTCACCGGCGCGAGCCTCTTCCAGCACTGGGTCCTCCCCTTCGAGGCCCTCTCCGTCCTCCTCCTCACCGCTCTGGTCGGGGCGATCGTCCTCTCCCGCAGGGCGAAGGCCGACGAGGCCACCACCGAGAGCACCCCGGCCCGCCCGGACGCGCGCAGCGAGAAGGAAGGCGCCCGCTGA
- a CDS encoding NADH-quinone oxidoreductase subunit 5 family protein: protein MTTTTLAVLVPLLPFLGAAAGLLLGRTAPGFVRPLAVLPALTSLVLAVLVAARQGGGPALDSATELTPTGSVPIELALHIDGFAALVAVLVGVVATCVQIYSTGYLRHDPRYPSYAALVSLFTSAMLLVVYSGDLIVLLVGWEVMGICSYFLVGHYWETPQARAASLKAFLVTKLGDVPFLIGLFALGADAGSFRITRVLGTVASGGLHHPTLIALLLLAGVAGKSAQFPLHTWLPDAMAGPTPVSALIHAATMVAAGVYFVARLLPVFQASSAAMVVLAVMAAVTMAGSALAALAQDDIKRVLAYSTIGQLGYMTGALAVGERGAAVFHLLSHGAFKALLFLAAGVVIHAAGTNSLAEMSRMKNLRARIPDAYWTMTVALLALAAVPPFAGFFSKESVLSAAEHVAIGHTGHAPGAAGWIVLVFGLVTALLTAAYATRLWLLAFRGHGAEAPDHGKQPLAMNAVLWVLAIPSVAFGLGYGVLPDWFDGHRLAPTLTTSVLGTGLALVGGLVTYGAWRHTTVLAARVPSPGTRLGSTEYAQDVAADHPEEDAGLVEAEAIASHVPAGGEAAAASDPADPGRLLLGPLHRHAAAGFHLDALYEALFVRPVRAGASLVRFLDREVVETYVRGAGALPRLLGAAVRRAQTGNVQTYVSALLAGTVVLAVAVLLVATGA, encoded by the coding sequence GTGACCACGACCACCCTCGCCGTTCTCGTCCCCCTCCTGCCCTTCCTCGGCGCCGCGGCCGGACTGCTCCTCGGCCGCACCGCTCCCGGCTTCGTCCGCCCCCTCGCCGTCCTGCCGGCCCTCACCTCCCTCGTGCTGGCCGTGCTGGTCGCCGCACGCCAGGGCGGCGGCCCGGCCCTCGACTCCGCCACGGAACTCACCCCCACCGGCTCCGTCCCGATCGAGCTCGCCCTGCACATCGACGGCTTCGCCGCCCTGGTGGCCGTCCTGGTCGGCGTCGTCGCCACCTGTGTGCAGATCTACTCGACGGGCTATCTGCGCCACGACCCGCGCTACCCCTCGTACGCCGCTCTCGTCTCCCTGTTCACCTCCGCGATGCTGCTGGTCGTCTACTCCGGCGACCTGATCGTGCTGCTGGTCGGCTGGGAAGTCATGGGCATCTGCTCCTACTTCCTGGTGGGCCACTACTGGGAGACCCCGCAGGCACGCGCCGCCTCCCTCAAGGCATTCCTGGTCACCAAGCTCGGCGACGTCCCCTTTCTGATCGGGCTGTTCGCCCTGGGCGCCGACGCCGGTTCCTTCCGGATCACCCGGGTGCTCGGCACCGTGGCGAGCGGCGGGCTGCACCACCCCACCCTGATCGCCCTGCTGCTCCTGGCCGGCGTGGCGGGCAAGTCGGCGCAGTTCCCGCTGCACACCTGGCTCCCCGACGCGATGGCGGGCCCCACCCCCGTCTCCGCGCTGATCCACGCCGCGACGATGGTCGCCGCCGGTGTGTACTTCGTCGCCCGCCTCCTCCCCGTCTTCCAGGCCTCCTCGGCCGCGATGGTGGTCCTCGCCGTCATGGCCGCCGTCACCATGGCCGGCTCGGCGCTCGCCGCGCTCGCCCAGGACGACATCAAACGCGTCCTCGCCTACTCGACGATCGGCCAGCTCGGCTATATGACCGGCGCCCTCGCCGTCGGCGAACGCGGTGCCGCCGTCTTCCACCTCCTGTCCCACGGCGCCTTCAAGGCACTGCTCTTCCTCGCCGCCGGAGTGGTCATCCACGCCGCCGGCACCAACTCGCTGGCCGAGATGTCCCGCATGAAGAACCTGCGCGCCCGCATCCCCGACGCCTACTGGACGATGACCGTGGCGCTGCTCGCGCTCGCCGCGGTCCCGCCGTTCGCCGGCTTCTTCTCCAAGGAGTCCGTCCTCTCCGCGGCCGAGCACGTCGCCATCGGCCACACCGGGCACGCCCCGGGCGCCGCGGGCTGGATCGTCCTGGTCTTCGGTCTGGTCACCGCCCTGCTCACCGCCGCCTACGCGACCCGGCTGTGGCTGCTCGCCTTCCGCGGCCACGGTGCCGAGGCCCCCGACCATGGAAAACAGCCCCTCGCGATGAACGCCGTGCTGTGGGTGCTCGCCATCCCCTCCGTCGCGTTCGGCCTCGGCTACGGCGTGCTGCCCGACTGGTTCGACGGCCACCGCCTGGCACCGACCCTCACCACCTCCGTCCTCGGTACGGGGCTCGCCCTGGTGGGCGGACTGGTGACCTACGGCGCCTGGCGGCACACCACCGTGCTCGCGGCCCGCGTCCCCTCCCCGGGCACTCGGCTCGGCTCGACGGAGTACGCCCAGGACGTCGCCGCCGACCACCCCGAGGAGGACGCCGGCCTGGTCGAGGCCGAGGCCATCGCGAGCCACGTGCCCGCCGGGGGCGAAGCGGCCGCTGCGTCCGACCCGGCGGACCCGGGCCGCCTGCTGCTCGGCCCGCTGCACCGTCACGCCGCCGCCGGCTTCCATCTGGACGCCCTGTACGAGGCGCTCTTCGTCCGTCCGGTCAGGGCCGGAGCGAGTCTCGTCCGGTTCCTCGACCGCGAGGTCGTCGAGACCTATGTACGGGGCGCCGGAGCATTGCCCCGACTGCTCGGCGCCGCCGTACGGCGCGCCCAGACCGGCAATGTGCAGACCTATGTGAGCGCGCTGCTCGCCGGCACCGTCGTCCTGGCGGTGGCCGTCCTCCTCGTCGCCACGGGAGCGTGA
- a CDS encoding NADH-quinone oxidoreductase subunit C translates to MTTVGWLPAPAEELFGPQATAEVSYDVLTVDVPATGWTEALRVARDDLGCTYFDWLSAVDEPGTGLRVSAHVVALSPVRRLLVRTTVPHTAPVLPSAVGVYAGAAWHERETHEMFGVTFEGHPAPAHLLLPEGFEGHPLRKDFVLAARVAKAWPGAKEPGESDHGGPRRRQMLPPGVPDPNEWGPLKGQLPPAPSRPARAAGRAAGDRPVRRTRTAAEGSTSQGPATGEPTDTPPTPRRARSASGGSASQRAPEPDAGSTAPAGPRRARSASQGSASQRTAPSPEAPSPSPEAPASGPRRARSASEGSASQGSNAPAAEDPTAERPVPPHGADAPWHHARPAFDEPEPAGAESTKETTGTEDDTAVRAAVPESAPELAPEDAPEDASGAGSGTGGGEDRPGDARRPGPDPDETPADDTPTPDDPSGGTP, encoded by the coding sequence ATGACCACGGTCGGCTGGCTGCCCGCACCCGCCGAGGAACTCTTCGGCCCCCAGGCCACGGCCGAGGTGTCCTACGACGTCCTGACGGTCGACGTCCCCGCGACGGGCTGGACCGAGGCGCTGCGGGTCGCCCGCGACGACCTGGGCTGCACCTATTTCGACTGGCTGAGCGCGGTCGACGAACCGGGCACGGGCCTGCGCGTCTCGGCGCATGTGGTAGCCCTGTCCCCGGTCCGCCGACTCCTCGTCCGTACGACCGTGCCGCACACGGCCCCGGTGCTCCCCTCCGCCGTGGGCGTCTACGCGGGTGCCGCCTGGCATGAACGCGAGACCCACGAAATGTTCGGTGTCACCTTCGAGGGCCACCCCGCGCCGGCCCATCTGCTGCTGCCCGAGGGCTTCGAGGGCCACCCCCTGCGCAAGGACTTCGTGCTGGCCGCCCGGGTCGCCAAGGCCTGGCCCGGCGCCAAGGAACCGGGCGAGTCCGACCACGGCGGCCCCAGGCGCCGGCAGATGCTGCCCCCGGGCGTCCCCGACCCCAATGAATGGGGCCCCCTCAAGGGCCAGCTTCCCCCGGCTCCCTCCCGCCCCGCCCGAGCCGCGGGCCGCGCGGCGGGAGACCGGCCGGTCCGCCGCACCCGTACGGCCGCGGAGGGTTCGACGAGCCAGGGCCCGGCCACCGGCGAGCCCACGGACACCCCGCCCACCCCCCGACGGGCCCGCAGCGCCTCGGGAGGATCGGCCTCGCAGCGCGCGCCGGAGCCGGACGCCGGTTCCACGGCTCCGGCCGGTCCGCGGCGTGCGCGCAGCGCCTCGCAGGGGTCGGCGTCCCAACGCACGGCGCCCTCGCCCGAGGCCCCCTCACCCTCGCCCGAGGCACCCGCGTCCGGTCCCCGACGGGCCCGCAGCGCGTCCGAAGGGTCCGCATCGCAAGGGTCGAACGCCCCGGCGGCCGAGGACCCGACCGCCGAGCGCCCCGTCCCGCCCCACGGTGCGGACGCCCCCTGGCACCACGCCCGCCCCGCCTTCGACGAGCCCGAGCCCGCCGGGGCCGAGAGCACGAAGGAGACGACGGGGACCGAGGACGACACCGCCGTACGAGCAGCCGTGCCCGAATCGGCGCCCGAACTCGCGCCCGAGGACGCGCCCGAGGACGCGTCCGGGGCCGGATCCGGAACGGGCGGTGGCGAGGACCGCCCCGGCGACGCCCGGCGCCCCGGGCCGGACCCCGACGAGACGCCCGCCGACGACACACCCACCCCCGACGACCCCTCCGGAGGCACGCCGTGA
- a CDS encoding NADH-quinone oxidoreductase subunit M, with amino-acid sequence MIDISESLMQLLLAFIVVVPLIGAAAALLPAPPGLKGKSPGQAVLRHGVTVTGAVLIAAIALALGFDHRHPSKMQATTDISWIPALDVRIHLGIDGISLPLLVLTALLTFLCAVYSYFKMPSGPSPKAFVALLLVLESGTLATFAVLDLLLFFLAFEMVLIPMYFLIARWGGEGRTRAAWRFILFTLLGSVVMLLGLLLIGLRAGTFDMVALATDNGRSLTTSVQVVAVLAIGIGLAVKTPMWPLHSWLPDAHTAAPTVGSVLLAGVLLKMGTYGFVRILLPVAPDGFRTFAPSLAALAVIGIIYGSLACLALVRRGAKGDLKRLIAYSSVGHMGFVLLGIATMTPTGVNGALFANIAHGLITGLLFFLVGAVKDRTGSTDLDSLAEGAGAALYGRAPRLGGLLAFGAVASLGLPGLAGFWGEMLAMFGAFRPAAGLSRPAFLTFMAIAAFGTLLTAAYMLIVVRRVCMGAVPEGSPELADVHRYEFAAWTPLVVLTLVAGLWPRALLGLTDPAVQQLLAGGIR; translated from the coding sequence GTGATCGATATCAGCGAGTCCCTGATGCAGCTTCTTCTGGCGTTCATCGTCGTCGTGCCGCTCATCGGCGCGGCGGCCGCCCTGCTGCCCGCCCCGCCCGGGCTGAAGGGGAAGTCCCCCGGGCAGGCCGTGCTGCGGCACGGCGTCACCGTCACCGGCGCCGTGCTCATCGCGGCGATCGCCCTGGCGCTCGGCTTCGACCACCGCCACCCGTCGAAGATGCAGGCCACGACCGACATCAGCTGGATCCCCGCACTCGATGTGCGGATCCACCTCGGCATCGACGGCATCTCTCTCCCCCTTCTGGTCCTGACCGCGCTGCTGACCTTCCTCTGCGCGGTCTACTCGTACTTCAAGATGCCCTCGGGCCCGTCCCCGAAGGCCTTCGTCGCCCTGCTGCTGGTCCTCGAGTCCGGCACCCTCGCGACCTTCGCCGTCCTCGATCTGCTGCTGTTCTTCCTCGCGTTCGAGATGGTGCTCATCCCGATGTACTTCCTCATCGCCCGCTGGGGCGGCGAGGGGCGGACCCGGGCCGCGTGGAGGTTCATCCTCTTCACCCTGCTCGGCTCCGTGGTCATGCTGCTCGGCCTGCTTCTGATCGGACTCAGGGCGGGCACCTTCGACATGGTGGCACTCGCCACTGACAACGGCCGGTCCCTCACCACATCCGTGCAGGTCGTCGCCGTACTGGCGATCGGGATCGGGCTCGCGGTCAAGACACCGATGTGGCCCCTGCACAGCTGGCTGCCCGACGCCCACACCGCGGCGCCCACCGTCGGCTCGGTCCTGCTGGCCGGAGTCCTGCTGAAGATGGGCACCTACGGGTTCGTACGGATCCTGCTGCCCGTCGCGCCCGATGGATTCCGCACCTTCGCCCCGTCCCTCGCCGCCCTCGCCGTCATCGGGATCATCTACGGTTCGCTCGCCTGTCTCGCCCTCGTCCGACGGGGCGCGAAGGGCGACCTCAAGCGGCTCATCGCCTACTCCTCGGTGGGCCACATGGGCTTCGTCCTGCTCGGCATCGCGACCATGACCCCGACCGGGGTGAACGGCGCCCTGTTCGCCAACATCGCCCACGGCCTCATCACCGGCCTGCTGTTCTTCCTGGTCGGCGCGGTCAAGGACCGTACGGGCAGCACCGATCTCGACTCCCTCGCCGAAGGGGCCGGCGCCGCCCTCTACGGCAGGGCACCCCGCCTCGGCGGACTGCTCGCCTTCGGTGCCGTCGCCTCGCTCGGTCTGCCCGGCCTCGCCGGATTCTGGGGCGAGATGCTGGCGATGTTCGGCGCGTTCCGGCCCGCCGCCGGCCTCAGCCGCCCCGCCTTCCTCACCTTCATGGCGATCGCGGCCTTCGGCACGCTGCTCACCGCCGCGTACATGCTCATCGTGGTGCGGCGGGTCTGCATGGGCGCCGTCCCGGAGGGATCGCCCGAGCTCGCCGACGTCCACCGGTACGAGTTCGCGGCCTGGACACCGCTCGTCGTCCTCACCCTCGTCGCCGGACTGTGGCCCAGGGCCCTCCTCGGCCTGACCGACCCGGCCGTGCAGCAGCTCCTCGCAGGAGGCATCCGATGA
- a CDS encoding NADH-quinone oxidoreductase subunit B, translated as MDVNPSTPSVPEPVPVPVPLLEPKRLGALSRLAPEPMKVVLNWGRRYSLWVFNFGLACCAIEFIAASMARHDFIRLGVIPFAPGPRQADLMVVSGTVTDKMAPAVKRLYEQMPEPKYVISFGACSNCGGPYWDSYSVTKGVDQIIPVDVYVPGCPPRPEALLQGILKLQEKIARESLGERYGTARPSTAALQSGLVTPPAPVPGPGTGPATEVR; from the coding sequence ATGGACGTGAACCCCTCGACTCCGTCGGTTCCCGAGCCGGTCCCGGTCCCGGTACCGCTCCTGGAGCCGAAGCGACTGGGCGCGCTCTCCCGCCTCGCCCCCGAGCCGATGAAGGTGGTCCTGAACTGGGGACGCCGCTACTCGCTCTGGGTCTTCAACTTCGGCCTCGCCTGCTGCGCGATCGAGTTCATCGCCGCGTCGATGGCCCGCCACGACTTCATCCGCCTGGGCGTGATCCCGTTCGCACCCGGCCCGCGCCAGGCCGATCTGATGGTGGTGTCCGGCACGGTCACGGACAAGATGGCCCCGGCCGTCAAACGCCTGTACGAGCAGATGCCCGAGCCGAAGTACGTCATCTCCTTCGGGGCGTGCTCGAACTGCGGCGGCCCCTACTGGGACTCGTACTCCGTCACCAAGGGCGTCGACCAGATCATCCCGGTGGATGTGTACGTCCCCGGCTGCCCGCCCCGCCCCGAGGCGCTGCTCCAGGGCATCCTCAAACTCCAGGAGAAGATCGCGCGCGAGTCGCTGGGGGAGCGCTACGGCACGGCGCGGCCGTCCACCGCCGCCCTCCAGAGCGGCCTGGTCACCCCGCCCGCCCCGGTCCCGGGCCCCGGGACGGGCCCGGCCACGGAGGTGCGGTGA
- a CDS encoding complex I subunit 1/NuoH family protein has translation MNGALDVALRLVVVFVVFLTFPLIVGQTEHKVMAHMQGRLGPMYAGGFHGWAQLVADGVKFAQKEDVVPAGADRRIFQLAPAVALLPYLLVLLAIPIGPGEGAVGQVVDAGIFFVLAVMGVGVLGSLMAGWASANKFSLLGGLRTAAQLLAYELPMLLAAASVAMAAGTVSLPGIVDAFRWWWLPWQIIGALIFFVAGLAELQRPPFDMPVADSEIIFGAYTEYTGLRFALFLLAEYAGIIVLCGLTTVLFLGGWHGPWGADGLGWLWTLLKTAVLAFVVIWLRVTYPRLREDQLQKLSWTLLVPLALAQIALTGIVKVVIS, from the coding sequence GTGAACGGCGCTCTCGACGTCGCCCTGCGACTCGTCGTGGTGTTCGTCGTCTTCCTCACCTTCCCCCTGATCGTCGGGCAGACCGAACACAAGGTCATGGCCCATATGCAGGGCCGCCTCGGACCCATGTACGCCGGCGGATTCCACGGCTGGGCCCAACTTGTCGCCGACGGTGTGAAGTTCGCCCAGAAAGAGGACGTCGTCCCGGCGGGCGCGGACCGCCGCATCTTCCAACTGGCCCCCGCCGTCGCCCTTCTGCCGTACCTTCTGGTGCTGCTCGCCATCCCGATCGGTCCGGGTGAGGGCGCCGTCGGTCAGGTCGTCGACGCGGGCATCTTCTTCGTGCTGGCCGTCATGGGTGTGGGAGTCCTCGGCTCGCTCATGGCCGGCTGGGCCTCCGCCAACAAGTTCTCCCTCCTCGGCGGCCTCCGCACCGCCGCCCAGCTCCTCGCCTATGAACTCCCCATGCTGCTCGCCGCCGCCTCGGTGGCGATGGCGGCCGGGACGGTCTCGCTGCCCGGCATCGTCGACGCCTTCCGGTGGTGGTGGCTGCCCTGGCAGATCATCGGCGCGCTGATCTTCTTCGTGGCCGGCCTCGCCGAGCTCCAACGCCCGCCCTTCGACATGCCGGTCGCCGACTCGGAGATCATCTTCGGCGCGTACACCGAGTACACCGGGCTCCGTTTCGCCCTGTTCCTGCTCGCCGAGTACGCCGGGATCATCGTCCTGTGCGGCCTGACCACCGTCCTCTTCCTGGGCGGCTGGCACGGCCCCTGGGGAGCCGACGGACTCGGCTGGCTCTGGACGCTCCTGAAGACCGCGGTCCTCGCCTTCGTCGTCATCTGGCTGCGCGTCACCTACCCCCGCCTGCGCGAGGACCAGCTCCAGAAGCTCTCCTGGACCCTCCTCGTCCCCCTCGCCCTCGCCCAGATCGCCCTCACCGGCATCGTCAAGGTGGTGATCTCCTAG
- a CDS encoding sensor histidine kinase: MTGHDGTPGTPDGDRPPPPRFALDGYTWREITHLLANLPVSLVGFTYVVTVMSLGAGLTMTVIGFPMLSAGLLGARLLGRMERSRARALLGVRIEEPSPLPLRRSGGVFARMWMALKDPVGWRAVLYEFIRLPWGILTFTVTLVSLFVLWPLLPFIARGLTNVDRVLVRGLLSPSDELERRIAELESDRGVVVDTAAADLRRIERDLHDGAQARLVNLAMGLGLAKEKLVEDPDAAAAMVDEAHGEVKLALQELRDLARGIHPAVLTDRGLDAALSAVATRCTVPVKVTVDLVARPAAAIEGIAYFTVSELLQNISKHSGAKSASVDVWRSDERLLIQVQDDGRGGARLDGGTGMAGLAERLDAVDGLFVVDSPVGGPTAVTAELPWRDPDGTARRG, encoded by the coding sequence ATGACCGGACACGACGGGACCCCGGGGACCCCGGACGGCGACCGCCCGCCGCCCCCGCGCTTCGCCCTGGACGGATACACCTGGCGGGAGATCACGCATCTCCTCGCGAATCTGCCGGTGTCGCTGGTCGGGTTCACCTATGTGGTGACGGTGATGTCCCTGGGGGCCGGGCTGACCATGACCGTGATCGGCTTCCCGATGCTGTCGGCCGGTCTGCTGGGCGCACGGCTGCTGGGCAGGATGGAGCGGTCCCGGGCCAGGGCGCTGCTCGGGGTGCGGATCGAGGAGCCCTCTCCGCTGCCGTTGCGCAGAAGCGGTGGGGTGTTCGCGCGGATGTGGATGGCGCTGAAGGATCCGGTGGGCTGGCGGGCGGTTCTGTACGAGTTCATCAGGCTGCCGTGGGGGATCCTGACGTTCACGGTGACCCTTGTGTCGCTGTTCGTCCTGTGGCCGTTGCTGCCCTTCATCGCCCGTGGGCTGACGAACGTGGACCGGGTGCTGGTGCGCGGGCTGCTGTCCCCCTCCGACGAGTTGGAGCGGCGCATCGCCGAGTTGGAGTCCGACCGGGGGGTGGTCGTGGACACGGCGGCAGCGGATCTGCGCCGCATCGAGCGCGATCTCCACGACGGGGCGCAGGCCCGGCTGGTGAACCTGGCGATGGGGCTCGGTCTGGCCAAGGAGAAGCTGGTCGAGGACCCGGATGCGGCGGCGGCGATGGTGGACGAGGCCCATGGTGAGGTGAAACTCGCGCTGCAGGAGCTGCGGGACCTCGCCCGCGGGATCCATCCGGCGGTGCTGACCGACCGCGGGCTGGACGCGGCCCTCTCGGCCGTGGCCACGCGGTGCACCGTGCCGGTGAAGGTGACCGTGGACCTGGTGGCGAGGCCGGCGGCGGCGATCGAGGGCATCGCCTACTTCACCGTCTCCGAGCTGCTGCAGAACATCAGCAAGCACAGCGGGGCGAAGTCCGCCTCCGTCGACGTCTGGCGGTCGGACGAGCGGCTGCTGATACAGGTGCAGGACGACGGCCGCGGCGGGGCCCGCCTCGACGGCGGCACAGGCATGGCGGGGCTCGCGGAGCGGCTGGACGCGGTCGACGGCCTGTTCGTCGTCGATTCACCGGTGGGCGGCCCGACGGCCGTCACGGCGGAACTGCCCTGGCGGGATCCGGACGGCACGGCACGCCGCGGGTAG
- the nuoK gene encoding NADH-quinone oxidoreductase subunit NuoK, whose amino-acid sequence MHLAYPAVLAALLFSTGLYGVLARRNAILVLMSVELMLNAVNLNLVAFDVWLSRTARDTLHSGQALTLFTIAVAAAEIGIGLAIVLAVYRNRGTSDIDRLRDTAEGPEGDTPAAEKAEATA is encoded by the coding sequence ATGCACCTCGCCTATCCCGCCGTGCTCGCCGCCCTCCTCTTTTCGACCGGCCTCTACGGTGTCCTCGCCCGCCGCAACGCGATCCTCGTCCTGATGTCGGTCGAGCTGATGCTCAACGCGGTCAACCTCAACCTCGTCGCCTTCGACGTCTGGCTGAGCAGGACCGCCCGCGACACGCTGCACTCCGGCCAGGCACTGACGCTGTTCACCATCGCCGTCGCCGCCGCCGAGATCGGCATCGGCCTGGCGATCGTCCTCGCCGTGTACCGCAACCGCGGCACCTCCGACATCGACCGACTCCGCGACACCGCCGAGGGCCCCGAGGGCGACACCCCCGCGGCCGAGAAGGCTGAGGCCACCGCGTGA